In Nakamurella antarctica, the following are encoded in one genomic region:
- a CDS encoding ABC-F family ATP-binding cassette domain-containing protein — protein sequence MGHLDVSGISYTLSDGRELLADVTFRVGEGRVTALIGPNGTGKTTLLRVITGELNPDEGAISRSGGLGVMPQFIGSVRDESTVRDLLLSVSPEPIRKAAAALDASELEMMESTDDATSIRYAQALSDWADVDGYGQETVFDKCTVAALGIPFDRAQFRAVTSLSGGEQKRLVLELLLAGPDEVLLLDEPDNYLDVPGKEWLEGRLAETNKSVLFVSHDRELLARAAQRIVTLEPGAAGAVSWVHGGSFATYHAARDDRNSRLEELRRRWDEEHAKIKALVLMLKTKAAFNDGLSSRYQAALTRLAKFEAAGPPQEIPQATNVHIRLAGGRTAKRAVVCEQLELTGLMQPFNLELFFGERLAVLGSNGSGKSHFLRLLAAGGSDPDIEHQPVGEIAIAPVTHEGTVTLGSRVRPGYFRQTHAHPELTGKTLLEILHRGDDHRDGMGREGAAKVLDRYGLVRSSEQRFETLSGGQQARFQILLLELSGVTLLLLDEPTDNLDLYSAEALELALDRFEGTVVTVTHDRAFAKTFDRFLVFGSDGKVIEASAPVWDVARVNRAR from the coding sequence ATGGGACATCTGGACGTATCCGGCATTAGCTACACCCTTTCCGATGGGAGGGAGTTGCTTGCCGATGTCACGTTTCGGGTGGGGGAGGGGCGAGTTACTGCGCTGATCGGCCCCAACGGCACGGGCAAAACCACATTGCTGCGCGTCATCACCGGCGAACTCAACCCCGACGAGGGCGCAATCAGCCGCTCGGGTGGCCTAGGCGTCATGCCGCAGTTCATCGGGTCGGTGCGCGACGAATCGACCGTCCGCGACCTCCTGCTGTCGGTCTCCCCGGAACCGATACGCAAGGCAGCGGCAGCCCTTGATGCCTCAGAGCTGGAAATGATGGAGTCCACGGACGACGCTACGTCGATCCGTTATGCCCAGGCGCTGTCGGACTGGGCTGATGTCGATGGCTATGGGCAAGAGACGGTCTTCGACAAATGTACGGTGGCAGCGCTCGGTATTCCGTTCGACCGTGCGCAGTTTCGGGCGGTGACCTCGTTATCCGGCGGCGAACAGAAACGGTTGGTGCTGGAGCTGTTGCTGGCTGGCCCCGACGAGGTTCTGCTGCTCGACGAGCCCGACAACTACCTCGACGTACCGGGTAAGGAATGGTTAGAAGGCCGATTGGCTGAGACCAACAAGTCGGTACTTTTTGTCTCCCACGATCGGGAGCTGCTCGCGAGGGCCGCCCAACGCATCGTGACGTTGGAACCGGGCGCCGCGGGGGCGGTCTCGTGGGTGCACGGTGGGTCGTTCGCGACCTATCACGCCGCCCGCGACGACCGGAACTCCCGGCTGGAGGAGCTTCGCCGCCGCTGGGATGAAGAACACGCCAAGATCAAGGCGCTCGTCCTGATGTTAAAAACGAAGGCCGCATTCAACGACGGACTGTCCTCCCGCTACCAGGCGGCGCTTACCCGCTTGGCTAAGTTCGAAGCTGCGGGCCCGCCGCAGGAAATACCGCAGGCCACCAACGTGCACATCAGACTCGCCGGCGGCCGCACGGCCAAGCGCGCCGTCGTGTGCGAGCAATTGGAGCTGACCGGGCTGATGCAGCCGTTCAACCTCGAGCTATTTTTCGGCGAGCGGCTCGCGGTGTTGGGTTCGAACGGGTCGGGCAAATCCCACTTTCTGCGGTTGTTGGCAGCGGGCGGCAGCGATCCGGATATCGAACACCAGCCCGTCGGTGAGATTGCGATTGCGCCCGTCACACACGAGGGCACGGTGACGCTCGGTTCGAGGGTCCGCCCCGGTTACTTCCGGCAAACCCACGCCCACCCCGAGTTGACGGGGAAAACCCTGCTCGAAATATTGCACCGCGGCGACGACCACCGTGACGGAATGGGCCGCGAAGGTGCCGCCAAAGTGTTGGACCGCTACGGGCTGGTCCGCAGCTCGGAGCAGCGATTCGAGACGCTCTCCGGGGGCCAGCAAGCGCGGTTCCAGATTCTGCTCCTCGAACTGTCCGGGGTGACGCTACTGCTGCTGGACGAGCCAACGGACAACCTCGACCTGTACTCGGCCGAAGCGCTCGAACTCGCGCTGGACCGGTTCGAAGGGACGGTGGTCACCGTCACCCACGACAGGGCTTTCGCCAAAACCTTCGATCGCTTTTTGGTCTTCGGCAGCGACGGCAAGGTGATCGAAGCAAGCGCCCCCGTCTGGGATGTGGCACGCGTGAATCGGGCTCGCTGA
- a CDS encoding antitoxin produces the protein MVDFGGLADKAKDLIADNSEKIKSGVETAGNFVGEKIGHEKVDGIEDKIDGFVDKLAAEQAAKPADPA, from the coding sequence ATGGTCGATTTCGGTGGGCTGGCTGATAAGGCCAAGGATCTAATTGCGGACAACTCCGAAAAGATCAAGAGCGGTGTCGAGACGGCGGGCAACTTCGTGGGCGAGAAAATCGGCCACGAGAAGGTTGACGGCATCGAAGACAAAATCGACGGTTTTGTCGACAAGCTAGCGGCCGAGCAGGCGGCGAAGCCAGCAGACCCCGCCTGA
- a CDS encoding DUF3418 domain-containing protein: MTEQLPTPDPPTAPPAKDDPSAGAPREPRDGPRRPRRRRPRKPRPEGYQLAASPDTVDEVDRTDTALTDTALTDPAHSGPRTRQPQLSSKRADTQHPKPQHPESQLPESLHPRISAADLGELRQRANALPEVDARSLGRRLAGIRGIKEPAKQAAALTQISAALEAAEAKVIRRLALRPKITYPPGLPVSERVDDLKKAISENQVIIVAGETGSGKSTQLPKICLDLGRGVTGLIGHTQPRRIAARALAERIAEETGTELGDAIGYTIRFGDHTGPSTLVKLMTDGILLAEIGRDRMLSRYDTIIIDEAHERSLNIDFLLGYLAELLPRRPDLRVIITSATIDPERFSNHFAGAPIVEVSGRTFPVEIRYRPYGADADDADADDVNEGGDEDDAGGLEASINAGPVPQKSAPSQQSRPREAERDQASAICEAVDELSLAGDGDILVFLSGEREIRDTAEVLRGHLATKPGVTEVLPLYGRLSAADQHKVFSGHRGRRVVLATNVAETSLTVPGIRYVIDPGTARISRYSLRTKVQRLPIENVSQASAGQRAGRCGRVADGICIRLYSETDFASRAEYTDPEITRTSLASVILRMASLDLGDITSFPFLDPPDSRQIGDGITLLTELGALQADSTAGRVHLTPVGRTLAELPLDPRLARMILAADSLGCANEVIVIAAALAIQDVREYPLEDREIATASHSRFRDKHSDFVSVFNLWTYLQEQGEALSGNAFRRMCRTEYLHYLRIREWQDLVGQIRQLAKSLKMDVTSTAKTQRTVKAQPEAILNAPSIRRGGRSGSKAKHVAAVQSSGQQQELIVGTLDTAKVHSALLTGLISQIGLRDEAKKDYQGTRGGRFTIWPGSGLSKGTPKLVMAAELVETSRLWARTVASIEPEWAETVGADLVKRNYSEPRWERNRGSAVATEKVTLLGVTLVAARTVQYGKIDPELSRELFIRHALVEGDWNTRHPFFERNNELMQLIAEREDRARRRDIAIDDETLYALYDSRVGVEAISSRHFDTWWRQASRTDPDLLTFTEDDLIAAGAKDVDARAFPDRIDSAGVTLDLSYVFEPGRVDDGVTVSVPLTVLQRVSPETFAAQVPGLRRDLAIALIRSLPKPLRRAFVPVPDFAAAALHEMTQQESKPADTASLPTALAATLTALTGVVVTPADFDLTKVPDHLRMTFQVLSADGSVLTSGKDLGALQLQLRGDTRSAVARASGGLELTGLTAFPQAGVPQFIDSEVDGHSVRGYPALLDEGKTVGLRVYSDQADQVRSMREGTIALLMAHLRSPLAYVRHVLPRDALLTLSASPHGAMPDLVVDATRAGVDALLDWAGGPAWTEKDFEALRKKIAPHLDTATLDITVAVAKALGMAHQAAADLQNVKGGLQAVSIIDAKTQLAALLPPGFITATTAARLPDLQRYLQALVVRLSRLVQDPERDRARMAEVLPWEEEYRVAVASLPPERRLDADVRQIWWQLAEWRVSLFAQPMKTAIPVSAKRIGAALAALG, encoded by the coding sequence ATGACTGAGCAGCTGCCCACCCCGGATCCGCCGACGGCCCCCCCCGCCAAGGACGACCCCTCCGCTGGCGCACCGCGCGAACCACGGGATGGTCCGCGCCGCCCGCGTCGGCGCAGGCCTCGCAAGCCGCGACCCGAGGGTTACCAGCTGGCTGCTTCGCCGGACACAGTGGATGAGGTCGACCGCACGGATACTGCCCTTACAGACACTGCGCTTACAGACCCTGCGCACTCGGGTCCGCGAACGCGACAGCCGCAGCTCTCAAGCAAGCGCGCCGACACACAGCACCCAAAACCACAGCACCCAGAATCACAGCTCCCAGAATCACTGCACCCCAGAATTTCCGCGGCCGATCTGGGTGAGCTCCGTCAGCGGGCGAACGCCTTGCCGGAGGTGGATGCGCGAAGTCTTGGACGCCGGTTGGCGGGCATCCGGGGGATCAAGGAACCCGCCAAGCAGGCCGCAGCCCTCACGCAGATTAGTGCGGCGTTGGAAGCGGCCGAAGCAAAAGTCATCCGCCGGTTGGCGCTGCGGCCAAAGATCACCTACCCGCCGGGTCTGCCGGTGTCGGAGCGGGTTGACGATCTGAAAAAGGCCATTAGCGAGAACCAGGTGATCATCGTCGCCGGTGAAACCGGATCTGGTAAGTCGACGCAACTACCCAAGATCTGCCTGGATCTAGGACGTGGTGTCACAGGTTTGATCGGCCACACCCAGCCGCGCCGGATCGCTGCGCGGGCGTTGGCCGAGCGTATTGCCGAAGAGACTGGCACCGAGTTGGGCGACGCGATTGGATACACCATTCGATTCGGCGATCACACCGGCCCCAGCACTCTGGTGAAGCTGATGACGGACGGTATCTTGCTGGCCGAAATTGGCCGCGATCGGATGCTGTCGCGCTACGACACGATCATCATTGATGAGGCCCACGAGCGCAGTCTCAACATCGACTTTCTGCTCGGCTACCTGGCCGAGCTGTTGCCGCGCCGCCCCGATCTCAGAGTGATTATTACTTCCGCCACCATCGACCCGGAGAGGTTCAGTAACCACTTCGCCGGCGCCCCCATCGTGGAGGTTTCCGGCCGCACCTTCCCCGTCGAGATCCGTTACCGCCCTTACGGCGCCGACGCGGATGACGCGGACGCTGATGACGTCAACGAGGGCGGCGACGAGGATGATGCCGGCGGCTTAGAAGCCTCAATCAATGCCGGTCCCGTACCGCAGAAATCTGCGCCATCACAGCAGTCTCGCCCTAGGGAAGCCGAGCGCGACCAAGCCAGCGCAATCTGCGAAGCGGTCGACGAGCTCAGTCTTGCTGGTGATGGCGATATCCTGGTCTTCCTCTCTGGCGAACGCGAGATCCGTGACACTGCAGAGGTATTGCGCGGACACCTCGCGACGAAGCCGGGTGTCACCGAGGTGCTCCCGCTCTACGGGAGGTTGTCGGCTGCGGATCAACACAAGGTGTTCTCCGGCCACCGCGGCCGCCGGGTGGTGCTAGCGACCAACGTCGCCGAGACGTCGCTCACGGTGCCGGGGATTCGCTATGTGATTGATCCAGGCACAGCGCGGATCTCGCGGTACTCCCTGCGGACCAAAGTGCAGCGATTGCCCATCGAGAACGTCTCGCAAGCCTCCGCGGGGCAGCGCGCGGGGCGTTGCGGCCGGGTCGCCGACGGCATTTGTATCCGGCTCTATTCCGAGACCGACTTCGCCTCGCGGGCTGAATACACCGACCCGGAGATCACCCGGACGTCCCTGGCCTCTGTCATTTTGCGGATGGCGTCGCTTGATCTGGGGGATATCACTTCGTTCCCATTCCTGGACCCGCCGGATTCACGCCAGATCGGCGATGGCATTACGCTATTGACCGAACTTGGCGCGCTGCAAGCAGACTCCACTGCTGGTCGGGTTCATCTGACACCGGTCGGTCGCACCCTCGCGGAGCTGCCGCTCGATCCGCGACTGGCGAGGATGATTCTGGCCGCGGATTCGCTGGGTTGCGCAAACGAAGTGATCGTCATCGCCGCCGCTCTCGCGATCCAAGACGTGCGGGAGTACCCCCTCGAAGATCGCGAAATAGCGACGGCCTCACACTCCAGGTTCCGCGACAAGCATTCGGACTTTGTCTCGGTGTTCAACCTGTGGACGTACTTGCAGGAACAGGGGGAGGCGCTGTCGGGCAACGCCTTCCGTCGGATGTGCCGCACCGAGTATCTGCATTATCTGCGGATCCGCGAATGGCAGGACCTGGTGGGGCAGATCCGGCAGCTGGCCAAGTCGCTGAAGATGGACGTCACGTCAACAGCAAAAACCCAGCGAACCGTGAAGGCGCAGCCCGAAGCAATTCTCAATGCGCCGTCGATCCGTCGCGGCGGTAGGTCCGGATCTAAGGCGAAACATGTTGCTGCGGTGCAAAGTTCGGGGCAACAGCAGGAGCTGATCGTAGGCACACTCGACACCGCGAAGGTCCACTCGGCGCTGCTTACCGGTCTAATTTCGCAGATCGGGCTGCGGGACGAAGCCAAGAAGGATTATCAAGGAACCCGCGGTGGCCGCTTTACGATCTGGCCCGGTTCCGGCCTGTCCAAAGGGACGCCCAAGCTGGTGATGGCAGCGGAACTTGTGGAGACGTCACGGTTGTGGGCTCGCACGGTGGCATCTATCGAGCCAGAGTGGGCCGAAACCGTTGGCGCAGATCTGGTGAAACGCAACTACTCCGAGCCGCGCTGGGAACGTAACCGCGGCAGCGCCGTTGCCACCGAGAAGGTAACGCTGCTCGGGGTCACTCTGGTGGCAGCGCGCACCGTCCAGTACGGGAAAATCGACCCGGAATTGTCGAGGGAGCTTTTTATTCGGCATGCGCTGGTCGAGGGCGACTGGAACACCCGCCACCCCTTCTTCGAGCGCAACAACGAGTTGATGCAGCTAATTGCGGAGCGAGAGGACCGGGCGCGGCGGCGAGATATCGCCATCGATGACGAGACCCTTTACGCACTCTACGATTCCCGCGTCGGTGTCGAAGCCATCTCCAGCCGACACTTCGACACGTGGTGGCGGCAAGCGAGCCGTACGGATCCGGACCTGCTCACTTTCACCGAAGATGACCTGATCGCCGCAGGGGCCAAAGATGTTGATGCGCGGGCATTTCCGGACAGAATAGACAGCGCGGGGGTGACGCTGGACCTGAGTTACGTGTTCGAGCCCGGCCGAGTCGATGACGGGGTCACGGTGAGCGTCCCCTTGACTGTCCTGCAACGCGTGTCGCCGGAAACCTTCGCCGCGCAAGTACCCGGCCTCCGCCGAGATTTGGCGATAGCGCTCATCCGATCGTTGCCCAAGCCGCTGCGCCGAGCGTTTGTGCCCGTTCCCGACTTTGCTGCAGCCGCGCTGCATGAGATGACGCAGCAGGAGAGTAAACCGGCCGACACTGCATCGTTACCAACGGCTCTCGCCGCCACCCTGACCGCGCTCACGGGAGTGGTCGTCACGCCGGCAGATTTCGATCTCACCAAAGTCCCCGACCACCTGCGGATGACTTTTCAGGTACTCAGCGCGGATGGCTCAGTCCTCACCTCGGGCAAAGACCTAGGGGCACTGCAACTCCAGTTGCGCGGGGATACCCGAAGCGCGGTGGCCCGTGCGTCGGGGGGACTCGAATTGACAGGGCTGACAGCCTTCCCGCAGGCCGGGGTGCCACAGTTTATCGATTCGGAGGTCGACGGGCATTCTGTCCGCGGCTATCCGGCTTTGTTAGATGAAGGCAAAACCGTTGGTCTTCGGGTCTATTCAGACCAAGCAGACCAGGTGCGATCGATGCGCGAAGGCACCATAGCGCTCCTGATGGCCCACCTGCGATCGCCGCTCGCGTACGTGCGCCACGTCCTGCCCCGCGACGCGCTCCTCACGCTCAGCGCCAGCCCTCACGGCGCCATGCCCGACCTGGTCGTCGACGCGACGCGGGCCGGAGTGGACGCCTTGCTCGACTGGGCAGGCGGGCCAGCCTGGACCGAGAAGGACTTCGAGGCGTTGCGTAAGAAGATCGCCCCGCACCTGGACACGGCGACCCTGGACATCACGGTGGCGGTAGCAAAAGCGCTCGGTATGGCCCACCAAGCCGCCGCGGATCTGCAGAACGTCAAAGGCGGATTACAGGCGGTCTCCATAATCGATGCAAAAACCCAGCTCGCCGCTCTGCTGCCGCCGGGCTTCATCACTGCGACCACCGCTGCCCGTCTGCCGGATCTGCAGCGCTACTTGCAGGCACTCGTGGTGCGGCTGTCCCGGTTGGTGCAGGATCCGGAGCGGGACCGTGCCCGGATGGCCGAGGTGTTGCCATGGGAAGAGGAGTACCGCGTTGCAGTCGCCAGCTTGCCGCCGGAGCGCCGTCTGGACGCCGATGTTCGGCAGATCTGGTGGCAACTGGCCGAATGGCGGGTCAGCCTGTTCGCGCAGCCGATGAAGACCGCGATTCCGGTGTCGGCCAAACGCATCGGTGCCGCGCTCGCAGCGCTCGGTTAG